From the bacterium genome, one window contains:
- the ftsZ gene encoding cell division protein FtsZ — protein sequence MITYDEAREYGAKMRIVGIGGGGCNAVNTMISSSLNGVEFIAINTDMQALESNKAQHKIQIGRTLTRGLGAGANPDIGKRAAEEDIDQVKSVLEGSDLVFITCGMGGGTGTGAAPIIAEVAKSMGALTIGIVTKPFNFEKGKRMKQAMIGVEELREMVDTLIVIPNEKLLMVMPKNTPFIQAFKAADDVLYRATKGIADLISNAGYVNVDFADVKKIMSGAGDAIMGMGIGTGERRGEEAVKQAINSPLLEETSIEGATGILLNLTCPMDFTTEEVDQISNLITGVAGEDADVIWGYGVDENLKNEVHVTVIAAGLNRHRYPKNAVSANAGEDSSSPLSITKRTIKYTEHLQDIRSNRYKNLEVPAIQRHEEFEIETSAQDDDEKLKMTGTDNLDDRNIPTFIRNHTKLKK from the coding sequence ATGATCACATACGATGAAGCTAGAGAATACGGTGCCAAGATGCGCATCGTAGGTATTGGCGGCGGTGGCTGCAACGCGGTGAATACTATGATCAGTTCCAGCCTGAATGGCGTGGAATTTATCGCCATCAATACGGATATGCAGGCGCTGGAATCAAATAAAGCGCAGCATAAAATTCAAATCGGGAGAACTTTGACGCGCGGACTTGGTGCGGGCGCAAATCCTGATATTGGTAAACGCGCAGCAGAAGAGGATATCGATCAGGTAAAAAGCGTGTTGGAGGGCTCCGATCTGGTATTCATCACGTGCGGCATGGGCGGCGGCACGGGAACAGGCGCCGCGCCGATCATTGCGGAAGTTGCGAAAAGCATGGGCGCTCTGACCATTGGTATTGTGACAAAGCCGTTTAATTTCGAAAAAGGCAAACGGATGAAACAGGCCATGATCGGTGTGGAGGAATTGCGCGAGATGGTTGATACGTTAATTGTTATTCCCAATGAGAAACTTCTTATGGTCATGCCAAAAAATACTCCATTTATACAGGCTTTTAAAGCGGCCGATGATGTATTATACCGTGCGACCAAAGGTATTGCCGACCTGATATCCAACGCCGGTTACGTGAATGTGGATTTTGCCGACGTGAAAAAAATAATGAGCGGCGCCGGCGATGCCATCATGGGTATGGGCATTGGAACTGGCGAAAGGCGAGGCGAAGAAGCCGTCAAACAAGCGATTAATAGCCCTCTGTTGGAAGAGACCAGCATCGAAGGCGCCACCGGTATTCTGTTAAATCTGACCTGCCCGATGGATTTTACAACAGAAGAAGTTGATCAGATTTCCAATCTCATAACGGGTGTTGCCGGTGAAGATGCCGATGTTATCTGGGGTTACGGCGTGGATGAAAACTTAAAGAATGAAGTACACGTAACCGTGATCGCGGCCGGCCTAAACCGTCATCGATATCCAAAAAATGCTGTGTCCGCAAACGCGGGGGAAGACTCTTCATCTCCGTTGTCCATAACAAAACGGACTATTAAGTATACGGAACATCTTCAGGATATACGTTCTAATCGTTACAAAAACCTTGAAGTACCCGCGATTCAGCGACATGAAGAATTTGAGATTGAAACATCGGCGCAGGATGACGATGAAAAATTGAAAATGACAGGAACGGATAATTTGGATGATCGAAATATCCCAACATTCATTCGTAATCATACGAAATTGAAAAAGTAA
- a CDS encoding pyridoxal phosphate-dependent aminotransferase family protein, giving the protein MSTWLVEKCKPFANFVDDIKAKGLYSYFTELEQTGTYIKVGGNTLVNFSSNDYLGLTHDPRVITEAKKALDIYGSGLCGSRYVVGTTVEHVKLEEKIAAWKGKESCIVFTTGYQTLLGSISALLVKADDSIEDNIVLAIDKLSHACILDGCALSVGTHMTRGSSKMLDGQIRYFRHNDPGSLDSIVKSSTNKGKNVIIIVEGVYSMDGDICHLPEFVKIAEKYDACIAIDDAHGTGVLGKTGRGTAEHFGLEEHIDLLMGTFSKALGCVGGFVTGQKDVISHIKHKARSFMFSAAPPVSNIVSVSKIIDIIQTEPEHLQNLRQNEKYFKDHLKRLGFNYGQSATPIVPIIIGDSEKTMYLSKKLFADGVLMLPMVYPAVAKGEERLRCTISAKHSKADLDKALEVLETEGRKIGVI; this is encoded by the coding sequence ATGAGCACCTGGCTCGTGGAAAAGTGCAAACCGTTCGCAAATTTTGTCGACGATATTAAGGCCAAAGGTCTTTACAGCTATTTTACAGAATTAGAACAAACCGGAACCTACATAAAGGTTGGCGGTAATACCCTCGTAAATTTTTCATCGAACGATTATCTTGGCCTCACGCACGACCCCCGGGTGATCACTGAGGCAAAAAAAGCTTTGGATATTTACGGTTCGGGATTGTGCGGTTCACGTTATGTTGTAGGAACGACCGTTGAGCATGTTAAATTAGAAGAAAAAATTGCCGCATGGAAAGGTAAAGAATCCTGCATCGTATTCACAACGGGATATCAGACATTATTAGGATCCATTTCTGCCCTGCTTGTGAAAGCGGACGATTCGATTGAAGATAACATTGTTTTGGCGATTGACAAACTCAGCCATGCTTGCATACTGGACGGATGCGCTTTATCCGTCGGTACGCATATGACGCGCGGCTCTTCGAAAATGCTCGACGGACAGATCCGGTACTTCAGGCATAACGACCCGGGCAGCCTTGATTCGATTGTGAAATCAAGCACCAACAAAGGCAAAAACGTAATTATTATCGTCGAAGGCGTCTACAGTATGGACGGCGACATCTGCCATCTTCCGGAATTTGTGAAAATAGCCGAAAAATATGACGCCTGTATCGCCATTGATGATGCGCACGGAACCGGCGTTCTCGGAAAAACCGGAAGAGGAACGGCAGAACATTTTGGATTGGAAGAACATATTGATCTATTAATGGGCACGTTCAGCAAAGCCTTGGGCTGTGTAGGCGGATTTGTTACAGGACAAAAAGACGTTATCTCGCATATCAAACACAAAGCACGGAGTTTTATGTTCTCCGCCGCACCGCCAGTATCCAATATTGTTTCTGTGTCAAAGATCATCGATATTATTCAGACGGAGCCCGAACATTTACAGAACCTACGGCAAAATGAAAAATATTTTAAAGACCATCTCAAGCGTCTAGGATTTAATTACGGTCAAAGTGCGACTCCGATCGTACCGATCATTATCGGCGATAGTGAAAAAACAATGTATTTGTCTAAAAAATTATTCGCAGATGGCGTGTTGATGCTTCCGATGGTTTATCCGGCGGTGGCCAAAGGCGAGGAAAGATTACGATGTACGATCAGCGCCAAACATTCGAAAGCTGACCTCGATAAAGCTCTCGAGGTATTGGAAACGGAAGGCAGAAAAATCGGAGTTATTTAA
- a CDS encoding transcription termination factor Rho, with protein MAERIEENTVSFNLANLKDLKISELNDIAKNLNIAGVSGMKKQELIFTILEEQTKKDGFIFSEGVLEILPDGYGFLRSSHYNYLPSPDDIYISPSQIKKFGLRTGDVVSGQIRPPKESERFFALLRVEAVNFENPEEAKNKILFDNLTPIYPKERLDVETKDPNNFSMRVMNLMTPIGKGQRGLIVAPPRTGKTVLLKNIANSITENNPEVRMIVLLIDERPEEVTDMERSVKAEVLSSTFDEPPERHVQVADIVLEKAKRMVECGHDVVILLDSITRLARAHNTVVPHSGKILSGGVDSNALHRPKRFFGAARKVEEGGSLTIIATALIETGSRMDDVIFEEFKGTGNMEIILDRRLSDRRVYPAIDINRSGTRKEELLLAQFELGRVWILRKLINDKTPVEAMEFILDKMRGTRSNKHFLESMNG; from the coding sequence ATGGCTGAAAGAATTGAAGAAAATACTGTTTCGTTTAATCTCGCAAATCTGAAAGATTTGAAAATATCCGAGTTGAACGATATTGCAAAGAATTTGAATATTGCCGGCGTCAGCGGCATGAAAAAGCAGGAACTAATATTTACCATTTTAGAGGAACAAACCAAAAAGGACGGTTTTATCTTCAGTGAAGGCGTTCTGGAAATACTTCCTGACGGATATGGATTCTTGAGATCGTCGCATTATAATTATCTGCCCAGTCCGGATGATATATATATTTCTCCTTCCCAGATCAAAAAATTTGGCCTCCGTACAGGTGATGTAGTCAGCGGACAGATACGCCCTCCGAAAGAAAGCGAACGGTTTTTTGCGTTACTGAGGGTAGAAGCGGTCAATTTTGAAAATCCTGAAGAAGCGAAAAATAAAATTCTCTTTGACAATTTAACGCCGATTTATCCCAAAGAACGGCTTGACGTCGAAACAAAAGATCCGAACAATTTTTCCATGCGCGTGATGAATCTGATGACGCCGATCGGAAAAGGGCAACGCGGTCTGATTGTTGCGCCGCCGCGAACCGGAAAAACCGTACTTCTAAAGAATATTGCCAATAGCATCACCGAGAACAATCCTGAAGTCCGGATGATCGTGCTGCTGATCGATGAACGTCCGGAGGAAGTTACCGATATGGAACGCTCCGTCAAAGCGGAGGTGTTGAGTTCTACATTTGACGAACCGCCAGAGCGGCATGTGCAGGTGGCGGATATCGTTCTTGAAAAAGCAAAACGCATGGTGGAGTGTGGTCATGACGTCGTGATCCTGCTTGATTCGATCACCCGTCTGGCCCGTGCGCATAACACTGTCGTGCCTCACAGCGGAAAAATCTTGTCCGGCGGCGTGGATTCCAATGCATTACATCGGCCGAAACGATTTTTCGGAGCCGCTCGTAAAGTAGAAGAGGGCGGAAGTTTGACCATCATCGCGACTGCGCTTATCGAGACGGGCAGCCGTATGGATGATGTAATCTTCGAAGAATTCAAAGGTACCGGCAATATGGAAATTATCCTGGATCGCCGCCTGTCCGATCGCCGTGTCTATCCCGCAATCGATATTAACCGTTCCGGTACGCGAAAAGAGGAACTATTGCTGGCGCAATTTGAATTGGGCCGTGTGTGGATCTTACGCAAACTGATCAACGATAAGACGCCTGTGGAAGCAATGGAGTTTATTCTTGATAAGATGCGCGGAACGCGTTCCAATAAACATTTCCTTGAATCTATGAATGGGTAA